A region of Paenibacillus sp. 37 DNA encodes the following proteins:
- a CDS encoding YdeI/OmpD-associated family protein: MAGTMGDVVFFNNQEEFNDWLEEHHAEASEIWVGYFGISTGRASLTWSASVDAALCFGWIDGIRKTIDKQSYKIRFTPRKVNSVWSAVNVKKVKALIQLGKMRPEGIHVFNNRTDAQGYSSEQRNVELAKEYEEQIKANQTAWLFFTNLSPSYKRDSIWWVMSAKKEETRLRRLGILIASSEEGMKQLKSQPPSF, encoded by the coding sequence ATGGCTGGAACAATGGGAGATGTAGTGTTTTTCAACAACCAAGAAGAGTTTAATGATTGGTTAGAAGAACATCATGCTGAAGCTAGTGAAATTTGGGTGGGCTATTTTGGGATAAGTACAGGGCGTGCAAGCCTTACTTGGTCTGCATCAGTAGATGCCGCTCTTTGTTTTGGGTGGATTGACGGTATACGAAAAACCATTGATAAACAAAGCTATAAGATTCGCTTTACTCCGCGCAAAGTAAATAGTGTATGGAGTGCTGTGAACGTAAAGAAGGTAAAAGCACTAATACAGCTTGGAAAGATGAGACCAGAAGGAATCCACGTCTTTAACAACAGAACCGATGCACAAGGCTATTCCTCTGAACAAAGAAACGTGGAACTTGCCAAAGAATATGAAGAACAAATCAAGGCAAATCAAACAGCCTGGCTATTCTTCACTAATTTATCACCATCCTATAAAAGAGATTCTATCTGGTGGGTAATGAGCGCCAAGAAAGAAGAAACACGCTTAAGAAGGCTTGGAATATTGATCGCTTCATCTGAAGAAGGGATGAAACAGCTCAAATCGCAACCCCCTTCATTTTGA
- a CDS encoding alpha/beta fold hydrolase: MFNPTDFPKPTLISVNSVELEVFEAGRENAGKPIVLCHGWPEHAYSWRHQMDALAAAGYHVIVPNQRGYGNSFRPTEVTDYDIEHLSGDLIALLDHYGYEDATFVGHDWGAFVVWGLTLLHPNRVNKVINLSLPYQERGEKPWIEFMEEILGGDFYFVHFNRQPGVADAVFEDNTYRFLRNLYRKNEPLRAPEPGMALINLARAETPLGEPILSESELAVYVSAFETSGFTGSLNWYRNLDRNWRLLAKVNPIIQQPTLMIYGDRDVVAKSENLTKFVPNVEVVNLDCGHWIQEEKPEETNQAILKWLEQWEM, encoded by the coding sequence ATGTTTAATCCAACCGATTTTCCCAAGCCCACCCTTATTTCAGTCAACAGTGTGGAACTCGAAGTGTTTGAAGCAGGCCGAGAAAACGCTGGAAAACCTATTGTACTCTGCCACGGCTGGCCAGAGCATGCCTATTCTTGGCGCCATCAGATGGACGCACTTGCCGCAGCAGGCTACCATGTCATCGTTCCCAACCAGAGGGGTTACGGCAACTCATTCCGTCCAACCGAAGTAACAGACTATGACATTGAACACTTGTCGGGTGATCTCATCGCGCTTCTCGATCACTATGGATACGAGGATGCTACCTTTGTCGGTCATGACTGGGGTGCATTCGTCGTTTGGGGACTGACCTTGTTGCATCCAAACCGCGTCAATAAAGTGATAAATCTGAGCTTGCCTTATCAAGAGCGCGGAGAAAAACCCTGGATCGAGTTCATGGAAGAAATACTTGGCGGAGATTTCTATTTCGTCCACTTCAATCGACAGCCAGGCGTCGCGGACGCCGTATTCGAAGACAATACATACAGGTTCCTTCGCAACCTGTACCGGAAGAACGAGCCTCTCAGAGCACCTGAGCCAGGTATGGCGTTGATCAATCTCGCCAGAGCAGAAACACCGCTCGGTGAGCCCATATTGAGCGAAAGCGAGCTGGCCGTTTACGTCTCCGCTTTTGAAACATCAGGGTTCACGGGCAGCTTAAATTGGTACAGGAACCTTGACCGCAACTGGCGCTTATTGGCGAAAGTGAACCCAATCATCCAGCAGCCGACCCTCATGATCTACGGCGACCGGGATGTGGTTGCGAAGTCTGAAAACCTGACAAAGTTCGTGCCCAATGTGGAAGTGGTCAATCTGGATTGCGGTCATTGGATCCAGGAAGAAAAGCCGGAAGAAACAAACCAAGCGATTTTAAAATGGCTGGAACAATGGGAGATGTAG